A window from Candidatus Dormiibacterota bacterium encodes these proteins:
- a CDS encoding NAD(P)H-binding protein, giving the protein MLVTGATGRVGRVVVDLLMDAGVPVRALTHRSEAAAMLPANVEVVTGDLTVPESLDPGLRGVGAVFLVWTAPPATAPAVVERLATSARRVVFLSSPHQTPHPFFQQPNPMAVLHADIERLIAAAGLQSTIIRPGMFASNAWFWWATAIRAGGVVRWPYGAAETAPVDDRDVAAVAARTLYQDGHVGGDYVLTGPESLSQAEQVSIIGDVLGRRITLEELSPDEFRSETEGSWPRPVVDMLLAAWGATMGRPAFITTTVFDILGSAPRSFRQWVADHAAACTEGPN; this is encoded by the coding sequence GTGCTCGTCACCGGAGCGACCGGCCGGGTTGGGCGCGTCGTCGTCGACCTACTGATGGACGCGGGGGTGCCGGTCCGCGCCCTCACGCATCGCTCCGAGGCGGCGGCGATGCTGCCAGCGAACGTCGAAGTCGTCACCGGCGACCTCACCGTGCCCGAATCGCTCGACCCAGGACTGCGAGGTGTCGGTGCCGTCTTCCTCGTCTGGACCGCCCCGCCGGCGACTGCTCCGGCCGTTGTCGAGCGTCTCGCGACCTCCGCGCGGCGTGTCGTCTTTCTCTCATCACCGCACCAGACCCCGCACCCCTTCTTCCAGCAACCGAATCCGATGGCGGTGCTCCACGCCGATATCGAGCGGCTGATCGCGGCCGCCGGGCTCCAGTCGACGATCATCCGGCCGGGGATGTTCGCGTCCAACGCGTGGTTCTGGTGGGCGACCGCGATTCGCGCCGGCGGTGTCGTCCGGTGGCCGTATGGCGCTGCCGAGACGGCACCCGTCGATGACCGCGACGTGGCAGCCGTCGCGGCGCGGACCCTGTATCAGGACGGACACGTTGGAGGCGACTACGTCCTCACCGGCCCCGAGTCCCTGAGTCAGGCAGAGCAGGTGAGCATCATCGGTGACGTCCTGGGGCGTCGGATCACACTTGAGGAGCTGTCGCCGGACGAGTTTCGAAGCGAGACGGAGGGAAGCTGGCCGCGCCCGGTCGTGGACATGCTGCTCGCCGCGTGGGGCGCAACGATGGGAAGGCCGGCGTTCATCACCACCACGGTGTTCGACATCCTCGGATCGGCGCCGCGATCGTTTCGCCAGTGGGTCGCCGATCACGCCGCCGCATGTACGGAAGGTCCAAACTGA